In Thermomonas carbonis, a single genomic region encodes these proteins:
- a CDS encoding ABC transporter ATP-binding protein, whose product MHTAIETQGLTRRFGQRAAVDAVSMTVPERSIYGFLGRNGAGKTTTIKLLLGLLQADAGRARIAGIDVAADRIGAARKVGALLEAQGFYPHLGGRENLDLTRRLLGLPRREIDRVLEVTEMTAHGGRRVADYSLGMRQRLGLARAMLGAPPVLILDEPTNGLDPEGIADMRGFLRELPARSGATVLLSSHLLGEIEQTATHIGILSHGRLVLEGALAELKAGLATEVAIETDTPERALLLAREHGFDVEQADDALVARFAAGEDVRDATATLNRVLCIAGGIRIHALAPRRRSLETLYRNAAKVAEPAALA is encoded by the coding sequence ATGCACACCGCCATCGAAACCCAAGGTCTCACCCGCCGCTTCGGCCAGCGCGCGGCGGTCGATGCGGTCTCCATGACCGTGCCCGAACGCAGCATCTACGGCTTCCTGGGCCGCAACGGCGCGGGCAAGACCACCACCATCAAGCTGCTGCTCGGCCTGCTGCAGGCGGATGCCGGGCGGGCGCGGATCGCCGGTATCGATGTCGCCGCCGACCGGATCGGCGCTGCGCGCAAGGTCGGCGCGCTGCTGGAAGCGCAGGGCTTCTACCCGCATCTCGGCGGCCGCGAGAACCTGGACCTCACCCGTCGCCTGCTGGGCCTGCCCAGGCGGGAAATCGACCGCGTCCTGGAGGTCACCGAAATGACCGCGCATGGCGGCCGGCGCGTCGCCGACTATTCGCTGGGCATGCGCCAACGGCTCGGCCTCGCCCGGGCAATGCTCGGTGCGCCTCCGGTGCTGATCCTGGACGAACCGACCAACGGGCTGGATCCGGAGGGCATCGCCGACATGCGCGGCTTCCTGCGCGAGCTGCCCGCGCGCAGCGGCGCCACCGTGTTGCTGTCCAGCCACCTGCTCGGCGAGATCGAACAGACCGCGACCCATATCGGCATCCTCAGCCATGGTCGGCTGGTGCTGGAAGGCGCGCTGGCCGAACTCAAGGCAGGACTGGCCACCGAAGTCGCGATCGAGACCGACACGCCGGAGCGCGCGCTGCTGCTCGCCCGCGAACACGGTTTCGATGTCGAACAGGCCGACGATGCCCTGGTCGCGCGCTTCGCCGCGGGCGAGGACGTGCGCGACGCCACCGCCACGCTCAACCGCGTGCTGTGCATCGCCGGCGGCATCCGCATCCATGCCCTTGCGCCGCGTCGGCGCTCGCTGGAAACCCTGTATCGCAATGCCGCCAAGGTCGCCGAACCAGCGGCGCTGGCCTGA
- a CDS encoding helix-turn-helix domain-containing protein: protein MPIRVTLDEMLVRRGMKARELAATVGISETQLSLFRSGKVKGIRFRTLAKLCLVLDCTPGELLGYDRDAVDLQQADDDG from the coding sequence ATGCCGATCCGGGTGACCCTCGACGAGATGCTCGTCCGTCGCGGCATGAAGGCGCGCGAACTTGCGGCCACGGTTGGGATCAGCGAAACCCAGCTCTCGCTGTTCCGCAGTGGCAAGGTCAAGGGAATCCGCTTCCGCACCTTGGCGAAGTTGTGCCTGGTGCTGGACTGCACGCCCGGCGAGTTGCTGGGCTACGACCGCGACGCCGTCGACCTGCAGCAGGCCGACGACGACGGGTGA
- a CDS encoding DUF2975 domain-containing protein, producing the protein MPITDSFRRQCRLLRAATLVVFAGLLVLLAMGMIGLPWRMANDMPEGWNTRALLSVVRFLPGLGYLWALWAVQRALGDLAAGRLFHPTVARAMRHIGIGVLAGALFNVFAVTNLSRWIAGGQGGYLYFDLSGIVLGVVGAALVLLARLVDQARALQAELDEIV; encoded by the coding sequence ATGCCGATAACCGATAGTTTCCGTCGCCAATGCCGGCTCCTGCGCGCCGCGACGCTCGTGGTGTTCGCTGGCCTGCTCGTGCTGCTGGCGATGGGCATGATCGGGCTGCCATGGCGGATGGCAAACGACATGCCGGAAGGCTGGAACACCCGGGCCCTGCTTTCGGTGGTGCGCTTCCTGCCTGGGCTTGGCTATCTGTGGGCGCTTTGGGCGGTGCAACGCGCACTGGGCGACCTGGCCGCCGGTCGCTTGTTCCATCCGACCGTGGCACGCGCGATGCGGCACATCGGCATCGGCGTGCTTGCCGGGGCGTTGTTCAATGTGTTCGCGGTGACCAACCTGTCGCGCTGGATCGCTGGTGGGCAGGGTGGTTACCTGTATTTCGACCTGTCGGGGATCGTGCTGGGAGTGGTCGGCGCGGCACTGGTGTTGCTGGCGCGGCTGGTCGACCAGGCGCGTGCGCTGCAGGCCGAACTGGACGAGATCGTCTGA
- a CDS encoding M14 family metallopeptidase, translating to MTNQTYPIGTPGQPWGAAEKTEWRAGQHKLRSHADEVVAKIDALRDRFDVDQYGELDCAPDGRYPLLAIRSRDWDDALPTMLVTGGVHGYETSGVHGALQFVERHAADYAGRANLLVVPCVSPWAYERINRWNPDALDPNRNFKAGGPVAESAAVLALIAPLQGRVLVHVDLHETTDSDESEFRPALAARDGKDYEPGTIPDGFYLCADSARPEPGFQQAINAEVAKVTHIAPADPDGTIIGSPVVAPGVIEYDCRALGLCAGATDASYVTTTEVYPDSPRATPQQCNDAQAAAVRAAIDFALANSS from the coding sequence ATGACCAACCAGACGTATCCGATCGGCACGCCAGGCCAGCCCTGGGGCGCAGCCGAAAAAACCGAATGGCGCGCAGGCCAGCACAAGCTGCGCAGCCATGCCGATGAGGTGGTGGCGAAGATCGACGCGCTGCGCGACCGTTTCGATGTGGACCAGTACGGCGAACTCGATTGCGCGCCTGATGGCCGATATCCGCTGCTGGCGATCCGCAGCCGCGACTGGGATGACGCGCTGCCAACGATGCTGGTCACCGGCGGCGTGCACGGCTACGAAACCAGCGGTGTGCACGGGGCGCTGCAGTTCGTGGAGCGCCATGCCGCTGACTACGCGGGCCGCGCCAACCTGCTGGTCGTGCCTTGCGTGAGCCCGTGGGCCTACGAGAGGATCAATCGCTGGAACCCGGATGCGCTGGATCCGAACCGAAACTTCAAGGCCGGCGGCCCGGTTGCAGAATCCGCGGCTGTGCTGGCCTTGATCGCGCCGCTGCAAGGCCGCGTGCTGGTGCACGTCGACCTGCACGAAACCACCGACAGCGACGAGTCCGAATTCCGCCCCGCATTGGCCGCGCGCGACGGCAAGGACTACGAACCCGGCACGATTCCCGATGGTTTCTATCTGTGCGCGGACAGTGCGCGGCCGGAGCCGGGCTTCCAGCAGGCGATCAATGCCGAAGTAGCGAAGGTGACGCATATCGCGCCGGCCGATCCCGACGGCACCATCATCGGATCCCCGGTGGTCGCACCGGGCGTGATCGAGTACGACTGCCGCGCGCTCGGCCTGTGCGCCGGTGCCACCGATGCGTCCTATGTCACCACCACCGAGGTCTACCCGGACAGCCCGCGCGCCACGCCGCAGCAATGCAACGACGCACAGGCTGCGGCCGTGCGCGCGGCGATCGATTTTGCGCTTGCCAATTCAAGCTGA
- a CDS encoding pyridoxamine 5'-phosphate oxidase family protein — MTDARDLERKFWKAIDHDRTVMLGITGVAPRPMTALAEDEQAPIWFFTASDTDLAESLRGSLGKQATATIASKDHALFATVSGKIVVDNDPAVIDRLWNPFIAAWFEGGKDDPKLRLLRMDPEDAHVWLNENSLLAGVKLMLGVDPKRAYEDKTGDIDIA, encoded by the coding sequence ATGACCGATGCACGCGACCTTGAACGCAAATTCTGGAAGGCCATCGACCACGACCGCACGGTGATGCTGGGCATCACCGGCGTGGCCCCGCGGCCCATGACCGCATTGGCGGAAGACGAGCAGGCACCGATCTGGTTCTTCACCGCCTCTGACACCGACTTGGCCGAAAGCCTGCGCGGCAGCCTGGGCAAGCAGGCCACCGCCACCATCGCCAGCAAGGATCACGCTCTGTTCGCCACGGTCAGCGGCAAGATCGTGGTCGACAACGACCCGGCGGTGATCGACCGCCTCTGGAACCCGTTCATCGCCGCGTGGTTCGAGGGCGGCAAGGATGATCCCAAGCTGCGCCTGCTGCGCATGGATCCCGAAGACGCGCATGTCTGGCTCAACGAGAACAGCCTGCTTGCGGGCGTGAAATTGATGTTGGGCGTCGATCCGAAACGCGCCTACGAAGACAAGACCGGCGATATCGACATCGCCTGA
- a CDS encoding RidA family protein — translation MIQRFDAGKRMSEATVHGGIVYLAGQVPEDTSADAEGQTHQVLAEIDALLAKAGSDKRRILRAQIYLADIADFDAMNRAWDAWVVPGEAPARATVQAPLARPGWKVEIVVTAAI, via the coding sequence ATGATCCAGCGATTCGACGCCGGCAAGCGCATGTCCGAAGCCACCGTCCACGGCGGTATCGTCTACCTGGCGGGCCAGGTGCCGGAAGACACCAGCGCCGACGCCGAGGGCCAGACCCACCAGGTGCTGGCGGAGATCGATGCCTTGCTGGCCAAGGCCGGCAGCGACAAGCGCAGGATCCTGCGCGCGCAGATCTACCTGGCCGACATCGCCGACTTCGACGCCATGAACCGCGCCTGGGATGCCTGGGTCGTGCCCGGCGAAGCCCCCGCCCGCGCGACCGTGCAGGCGCCGCTGGCCCGTCCGGGCTGGAAGGTGGAAATCGTGGTGACTGCAGCCATCTGA
- a CDS encoding ABC transporter permease: protein MPHAAPPRFATALAVEAFKLRRSLALFLAAVAPLLIAVFVFFNLLRLEKGAPWAMTLQSSAAIWAFFMLPMSVTALTALVAHTEHGPRAWDHLRALPLPRWHLYASKALCVLGVVAAMSLLLALLTMFAVEAAGLIKPAVAAIGTPDIGGYLALLGRIFLAAWLLVAVQLWIALRYSSFVPALAVGIGGTFFAVVATSAKIGAFLPWQIPVNQLASDPARAHLALALGCIGGCAVFVAMLWQLGRREVLG, encoded by the coding sequence ATGCCGCACGCCGCCCCTCCCCGTTTCGCCACCGCCCTCGCCGTCGAGGCCTTCAAGCTGCGCCGCTCGCTCGCGCTGTTTCTGGCGGCAGTGGCACCGCTGCTGATCGCGGTGTTCGTGTTCTTCAACCTGCTGCGGCTGGAAAAGGGCGCGCCGTGGGCAATGACCCTGCAGTCGTCCGCGGCGATCTGGGCGTTCTTCATGCTGCCGATGAGCGTGACCGCGCTGACCGCACTGGTCGCGCACACCGAGCACGGCCCGCGCGCCTGGGACCATCTGCGCGCCCTGCCCCTGCCGCGTTGGCACCTGTACGCATCGAAGGCGCTCTGCGTGCTCGGCGTGGTCGCGGCGATGAGCCTGCTGCTGGCCCTGCTCACCATGTTCGCCGTCGAAGCCGCAGGCCTGATCAAGCCGGCGGTCGCGGCGATCGGTACGCCCGACATCGGCGGATATCTCGCATTGCTCGGCCGCATCTTCCTGGCCGCATGGCTGCTGGTCGCGGTGCAGCTGTGGATCGCGTTGCGCTATTCGAGCTTTGTCCCCGCACTGGCGGTCGGCATCGGCGGCACATTCTTCGCGGTGGTCGCCACCTCGGCGAAGATCGGCGCGTTCCTGCCCTGGCAGATCCCGGTCAACCAACTCGCCAGCGATCCGGCACGCGCGCACCTCGCGCTGGCGCTTGGCTGCATCGGCGGTTGCGCCGTGTTCGTGGCGATGCTGTGGCAGTTGGGCCGACGCGAAGTGCTGGGCTGA
- a CDS encoding M13 family metallopeptidase: MRLVPLTLSLGIALALTTVTAIAAQPGAGKAQIGSFGVDLSARDVTVKPGDDFNRYASGKWLDSYQLKDYETSFGSFNALRDRSEEQAHALIEELGKRKDLKAGSNERKLRDFYASAMDRAGRDAAGIKPLQPVLDRYAAIDSKAALIAAFGNRDLDGGNGPIGIGLGADRKDPDLYLASLGVGGLGLPDKDYYVNPDARFARIREAYLAHIQRMLGFAGVNAADAKARADAVLALETALAKPMWERAKLRERDKTYNVASFADLQKQYPGYDWAAHLRAQGMQAPDRINVVTPDAVQPILDIIDATPLATWRDYLTFHAIKGNAGLLSTAIDDASFEFNGKVLGGQKAQRDDWKRAVALVGGRGGLGEALGELYVARYFRPESKAAMDTLVENLRAALRQNIAGMDWMGDATKAEAYRKLETFRPKIGYPSKWLDYSSASVVPGNLLANVVAMRRYNRDDQNRRVGTRTDREEWGMTPQTVNAYYNSTFNEIVFPAGILQPPFFDVNADPAVNYGAIGAVIGHEMGHGFDDQGSKSDFAGIQRNWWTDEDRARFEQRTKALGAQYAAYCPLPGQCVNGALTMGENIGDLGGVSMAYTAYKLSLGGKPAPVIDGLTGDQRFFLSWAQVWKGKYRDEALLNQIKTNPHSPGMYRANGPLRNFDPWYQAFDVKPGDAMYLPPEQRVRIW; encoded by the coding sequence ATGCGCCTTGTGCCATTGACCTTGAGCCTGGGCATCGCCCTGGCGTTGACCACCGTGACCGCGATCGCCGCCCAACCCGGCGCGGGCAAGGCGCAGATCGGCAGTTTCGGCGTGGACCTGTCCGCCCGCGACGTCACGGTGAAGCCGGGCGACGATTTCAACCGCTACGCGAGCGGCAAGTGGCTGGACAGCTACCAGCTGAAGGACTACGAGACCAGCTTCGGCTCCTTCAATGCACTGCGCGATCGCTCCGAGGAACAGGCGCATGCGCTGATCGAGGAGTTGGGCAAGCGCAAGGATCTGAAGGCCGGCAGCAACGAGCGCAAGCTGCGCGATTTCTACGCCAGCGCCATGGATCGCGCCGGCCGCGACGCCGCCGGGATCAAGCCGTTGCAGCCGGTGCTGGACCGCTATGCCGCGATCGATTCCAAGGCTGCGCTGATCGCGGCGTTCGGCAACCGCGACCTGGATGGCGGCAATGGACCGATCGGCATCGGCCTGGGCGCGGACCGCAAGGACCCCGATCTCTACCTGGCCTCGCTGGGTGTCGGTGGGCTGGGCCTTCCGGACAAGGACTACTACGTCAATCCGGACGCACGCTTCGCCAGGATCCGCGAGGCCTATCTCGCCCACATCCAGCGCATGCTCGGCTTCGCCGGCGTGAACGCTGCGGACGCGAAGGCGCGTGCGGATGCGGTGCTCGCGCTGGAAACCGCGCTGGCCAAGCCGATGTGGGAACGCGCCAAGCTGCGCGAGCGCGACAAGACCTACAACGTGGCCAGCTTCGCCGACCTGCAGAAGCAGTACCCGGGCTACGACTGGGCCGCGCACCTGCGCGCGCAGGGCATGCAGGCACCGGACCGGATCAACGTGGTCACCCCGGACGCGGTGCAGCCGATCCTCGACATCATCGATGCCACCCCGCTCGCGACCTGGCGCGACTACCTCACGTTCCACGCGATCAAAGGCAACGCCGGCCTGCTGAGCACCGCGATCGACGATGCGTCGTTCGAATTCAACGGCAAGGTGCTGGGTGGACAGAAGGCGCAGCGCGACGACTGGAAGCGCGCGGTCGCACTGGTCGGTGGCCGCGGCGGGCTGGGCGAAGCCCTCGGCGAGCTGTATGTCGCGCGCTACTTCAGGCCGGAATCGAAGGCGGCGATGGACACGCTGGTGGAGAACCTGCGCGCCGCGCTGCGCCAGAACATCGCCGGGATGGATTGGATGGGCGATGCGACCAAGGCCGAGGCCTATCGCAAGCTGGAAACCTTCCGCCCGAAGATCGGCTATCCGTCGAAGTGGCTGGACTACTCCAGCGCCTCCGTGGTGCCCGGCAACCTGCTGGCGAACGTGGTGGCGATGCGCCGCTACAACCGCGACGACCAGAACCGCCGCGTCGGCACCAGGACCGATCGCGAGGAATGGGGCATGACCCCGCAGACGGTGAACGCCTACTACAACTCGACATTCAACGAGATCGTGTTCCCGGCCGGCATCCTGCAGCCGCCGTTCTTCGACGTGAACGCCGATCCGGCGGTCAACTACGGCGCGATCGGCGCGGTGATCGGCCACGAGATGGGCCACGGTTTCGACGACCAAGGCAGCAAGTCCGACTTCGCCGGCATCCAGCGCAACTGGTGGACCGACGAAGACCGCGCCCGCTTCGAGCAGCGCACCAAGGCACTGGGCGCGCAGTACGCCGCGTATTGCCCGTTGCCGGGCCAGTGCGTCAACGGCGCACTGACCATGGGCGAGAACATCGGCGACCTCGGCGGGGTCTCGATGGCCTACACCGCCTACAAGCTCAGCCTGGGCGGCAAGCCGGCACCGGTGATCGACGGCCTGACCGGCGACCAGCGCTTTTTCCTGTCGTGGGCGCAGGTGTGGAAGGGCAAGTACCGCGACGAGGCGTTGCTGAACCAGATCAAGACCAACCCGCATTCGCCGGGCATGTACCGTGCCAACGGTCCGCTGCGGAATTTCGATCCTTGGTACCAGGCGTTCGACGTCAAGCCCGGCGATGCGATGTATCTGCCGCCGGAGCAGCGTGTCCGCATCTGGTAA